ACGAGCGACCAGCGTACGTCCTCGAAGACGCCGATCTGGTGACGAACGTCCGCAAGGAGAAACACCCGATCGACGCCGGGCAACGGGCACGAAAGGGAACCGAGTACTGATCGGGTATCGTTCGGCCGGACGCCAGCTGGTCGTTCGTCACGACGGACTGCTGAATCGACCGGACGGCCGGGTAACAAACGTGTCGAGCTGACGCGCTCGGTGCGTCGGAACGTCGCTACTCTTCGGCTCGAGCCAGTGCTGTCTCGAGCGCCTCGAGGACCTCCGTCGGGTGTTCGGCGTGGGGAAGCAGCGTCGCGTAGTCGACGACGAGCAGCTCGAGGTCGGCAGCTTCGGCGAGTTCCCGTCCTTTTCGAAGCGGTACGAGTTCGGCGTCACGGCCCCAGACGAGCGTCACCGGGATCTCGAGGGCGGCGAGCTCTGTCGCGAGGTCGAAGTCCGGATCGAGCAGCCCGGAGGCGAACGAGGCGGGGGCGAAACGAGCGCCGGACTGGTGGGCGCTGCGCCAGGCGTAGTCGACCTCCGCGTCGTCGACGTTCGAGCCGTCGTAGTAGCCGTCACGGGCGAGGAAGCGTCGGATCGACGGACCGCTCGAGAGCAGGTTGAACAGCGTCTGGCCGACGACGGGTGTCCGGACGAGCGTTCGCAACCAGGGTCGGTCGTCGGCCGTCTCGGCAGTCGGACAGATCAGGACGAGTGCGGCGACGTCGGTGTCGTGGGCTGCGGCGGTCGCGAACGACGCCGAGAGCGAGGAGGCGACGACGATCGGTTCGTCGGTCACGTCCGCGGCGAATTCGCTGACGAACTCCTCGTAGAGGTCGGCGGAGTAGACCAGCGGTGGGCGATCCGACCGGCCGAACCCGGGCAGATCGACTGCGATCACGTGATAGTTCTCGGCGAGGGCGGCGAAGATCGGCTCGAACTCGTAGCTGCTCGCCGCCGCGTTGACGCCGTGGCACAGGAGCACGTCGGGGTCATCCGGGTCGCCAGCCGCCGTGTACGCGACGTTCATTCCACGCCATCGATAGGTTCGCTCGACGCCCGGGAGTGGGTTTTCCAGGTCGCCAGCGCGTCGCCGCAGGACGCGGTCGCCGACGACGGCTGCACCGACTGCACCGACTGCGAGACCGAAGGCCGTTCGGAGCTTCATACCCCCGATTCGACGGCGATGGCTTTAGTCCTGCGGATGGCGACAGATCGACCCCGCCGAGGCGTTCACGCGCCGGTGGCGGCTACCGTGAGGTCCGCTCGAGCGGGCCGGACTCGAGGTCGCCGAGACACTCCTCGACGGGCTCGAGCGCCCGATTCGCGATGGTGTACGGGTCGGTCTCGCCCTGCCGGACGGCCTCTGCGAGTTCGGCGACGCCGCCGGCGTGCTCGAGTTCGTCCTCGAGGAGGGCGTGGACGTCCTCGCGCAACAGGGTACGAATCTCCTCGGCGTAGCGCAGCCGCGTCCGTTCGGCGAGCCGTCCCGTCTCCTCGAGGAACGACCGGTGGGTGGCGAGTTCGCCGATGAGCGTCTCGATTCCGTCGCCTTTCGTCGCGACCGTCTCGACGACCGGCGGCGTCCACGTCCCGTCGTCCGCGTCTTCGGCCGCGTCCTCATCGCCCCACGAGTGGTCGGCCATCGCGTCGGCGCCGTGGTGGCCGACGTCGACGATGCCGGTCCCCTCGCCGAGTTCGATCATCTCTAGCAGCTCCTGAACCGTCCGATCCGTACCGGGTCGGTCAGCCTTGTTGACGACGAAGACGTCGGCGATCTCGAGGATGCCCGCCTTGAGCGTCTGGATCGAGTCGCCCGAACCGGGCGGGACGAGGACGGCGACGGTGTCGGCCGTGCGAACGATGTCGATCTCGTTCTGGCCAGCGCCGACGGTCTCGATGATGATCTTGTCCTTCCCGAAGGCGTCCATCGCTTTCACGGCGTCGGCGGTCGCCGTCGATAGCCCCCCGAGGGTGCCGCGGGCGCTCATCGACCGCACGAAGACGTCCATGTCGCCGATCGTCGAGGCCATCCGAATGCGGTCGCCGAGAACCGCCCCACCGGTGAACGGCGACGAGGGGTCGATAGCGATGACACCGACCGTCTCGCCGCGCTCGCGGTAGGTTTCGGCGAGCTTGTCGACGAGTGTCGATTTCCCCGCCCCCGGACTACCGGTGATCCCGATGACGTCTGCCTCGCCGGTGTGTGCGTAGAGTTCGGAGACGAGGTCGCGATAACCCGGCGAACGGTTCTCGATCTTTGAGATCACTCGCGCCAGCGCCCGGTGGTTCCCCTCGAGGAGGTCCTCGAGGAGTGCTTCGTCGTCGGCGTTCATCGCTCGGGGACGTTCTCCCGGACGAACTCGATGGTCTCCTCGATCGACGTTCCGGGGCCGAAGACGGCGGCGACGCCCTCTTCTTTGAGTCCCTCCTTGTCCTCGTCGGGGATGACGCCGCCGACGAGCACCAGTGTGTCTTCGGCTGCGCCGTACTCCTCGAG
This portion of the Natronobeatus ordinarius genome encodes:
- a CDS encoding alpha/beta fold hydrolase, which translates into the protein MKLRTAFGLAVGAVGAAVVGDRVLRRRAGDLENPLPGVERTYRWRGMNVAYTAAGDPDDPDVLLCHGVNAAASSYEFEPIFAALAENYHVIAVDLPGFGRSDRPPLVYSADLYEEFVSEFAADVTDEPIVVASSLSASFATAAAHDTDVAALVLICPTAETADDRPWLRTLVRTPVVGQTLFNLLSSGPSIRRFLARDGYYDGSNVDDAEVDYAWRSAHQSGARFAPASFASGLLDPDFDLATELAALEIPVTLVWGRDAELVPLRKGRELAEAADLELLVVDYATLLPHAEHPTEVLEALETALARAEE
- the meaB gene encoding methylmalonyl Co-A mutase-associated GTPase MeaB, translating into MNADDEALLEDLLEGNHRALARVISKIENRSPGYRDLVSELYAHTGEADVIGITGSPGAGKSTLVDKLAETYRERGETVGVIAIDPSSPFTGGAVLGDRIRMASTIGDMDVFVRSMSARGTLGGLSTATADAVKAMDAFGKDKIIIETVGAGQNEIDIVRTADTVAVLVPPGSGDSIQTLKAGILEIADVFVVNKADRPGTDRTVQELLEMIELGEGTGIVDVGHHGADAMADHSWGDEDAAEDADDGTWTPPVVETVATKGDGIETLIGELATHRSFLEETGRLAERTRLRYAEEIRTLLREDVHALLEDELEHAGGVAELAEAVRQGETDPYTIANRALEPVEECLGDLESGPLERTSR